A stretch of Terriglobia bacterium DNA encodes these proteins:
- a CDS encoding tetratricopeptide repeat protein, translated as MKNQYDRAIAQCRFAIELAPNFPMAYWQLGIAYAHKGLLDEAISTAEKAIELFGRYSFLLMCLGVCYASAGRPAEARNLLEELKTRGHVAYLPSYAIGTIHLALGEIDQGLEW; from the coding sequence ATGAAGAATCAGTACGATCGGGCGATCGCGCAGTGCCGGTTCGCGATCGAACTGGCTCCCAACTTTCCCATGGCCTATTGGCAGCTTGGGATTGCTTATGCGCATAAAGGGCTGCTCGACGAAGCCATCTCCACCGCTGAAAAAGCAATCGAACTCTTCGGGCGTTATTCATTTTTGCTGATGTGCCTTGGCGTGTGCTATGCCTCCGCAGGCCGACCCGCGGAAGCTCGGAATCTCCTGGAGGAATTGAAAACGCGAGGCCATGTCGCCTATCTTCCGTCATACGCCATAGGGACGATTCATCTCGCCTTGGGAGAGATCGATCAGGGACTGGAATGGTAG
- a CDS encoding type II toxin-antitoxin system HicA family toxin — MSPKLRRLTSREILRVLHGFGFDLIAQKGSHAKLCRELPGGERQILTVPIHREMAPGTILAIYRQAGRFIPESDLRLHFYSD; from the coding sequence ATGTCCCCAAAGCTTAGGCGCTTGACGTCCCGCGAGATTCTCCGCGTACTGCATGGCTTTGGTTTTGACCTGATTGCCCAGAAAGGAAGTCACGCCAAGCTCTGCAGAGAACTGCCGGGTGGCGAAAGGCAGATACTCACGGTCCCGATCCACAGAGAAATGGCCCCAGGCACGATTCTGGCAATCTATCGCCAGGCCGGGCGATTCATTCCGGAGTCGGACTTACGGCTTCACTTCTATTCAGATTGA
- a CDS encoding type II toxin-antitoxin system HicB family antitoxin, with product MMDTIHAVVRRDQGVYVGECLEVAVVTQGRTLDELVSNLEEAVSLHLEGEDLPRMGIHAAPRLTITYEIPVCRHVPKA from the coding sequence ATGATGGACACGATCCATGCCGTTGTTCGTCGCGATCAAGGTGTCTATGTCGGCGAGTGTCTGGAAGTTGCGGTGGTAACCCAGGGCCGGACTCTCGACGAGCTCGTGTCGAATCTGGAGGAAGCGGTTTCCCTGCACCTGGAAGGGGAGGATTTGCCGAGGATGGGAATCCACGCGGCGCCTCGACTTACCATCACTTACGAGATCCCGGTGTGCCGGCATGTCCCCAAAGCTTAG